A single region of the Vanessa tameamea isolate UH-Manoa-2023 chromosome 18, ilVanTame1 primary haplotype, whole genome shotgun sequence genome encodes:
- the Mi gene encoding serine-rich adhesin for platelets, whose translation MESFEDSNCPSMSDSFSLYERYMRSFNVINNFDDNRHEISDPSSNCESSNSNSGGNIDLSTVIHSNIDKHRESSKPRCSSLHSVLDNAGKIIDLELVKVDSPFTSPAASLSETSSATNHCLNDKSEVISDVPVTSEESRSEGFKSVFITSTMENSNNAVDSVPMFRDVKSTESVFKLPISELSFNGTILKHVQKLKPIVDPITALSTARSVLNLSDEHCPESIGNNEILCNNSKKSDTASDSDDKNTFESINTNKLTSSSSSLQEEEENSKKEQLQIDGNSKWNLDQSYSSLDASYDSGMRSPDMFSDEDDIEPSPQQVPFWDFLKDYETYDKRKVRKIEETLKGILPPPSVTTLRTDVTQMLKKYYCFLPAFNEAQNLNVEANTMTPTKKVSFIKIPPGTSSIDDLQETAVGVAVEKCKERNDKSDFDANISANDKSIELKLCSESEALESAWPDVLKCKYYDVYYNITSYSEKIEQLMQRYGERFIGAETDTSVNIYSGGLQSPSSASKRKAMRLKMAQVKSPGRRLSHLARRRQAFCSAATINEKAQSSTSKMVLIDKNFFPHRKLINSAERKSPRTRRTPGKKTPAGKTPGKKTPAKTPKTKSGGSSRKKAMRRLLMDSDSLIKSQPSRETSKRALFISPENKKTIPATCSSVPHQAMKSKRALFGSPVRQAETKSLDGTSSDHFLKRKRDSLDDIPETNRSKIAKSLSFGGDTINPTHTLTFNRRASEMSATKSMAELNETHKKKLLWAVTEALRLHGWRMSSAGFREKASSLARLTRRLLALAPHAAKLAAPTLSTSDTMFKLARQYVFPIIQGRTVEECFQDEQIKLANESNKISGYISASAYQLIKSKQVTSTFTSQIKENTCNESSLKQEQPRSGTKNVLQDKLVNIDTNSNSSSGFSTLEKAGVYKSNSMPSFEEAAKMRARRQISFDNVDFPKR comes from the exons ATGGAATCCTTCGAAGATTCAAATTGCCCTTCAATGAGCGATAGTTTTTCATTATACGAACGTTACATGAGAAGttttaacgttattaataattttgacgaTAATCGTCACGAAATAAGTGATCCATCAAGTAATTGTGAGAGTTCAAATTCTAACAGTGGCGGTAACATCGACCTGTCTACTGTTATTCATTCTAACATAGATAAACACAGAGAATCGAGTAAACCACGATGCAGTTCATTACACTCAGTTCTTGATAATGCCGGTAAAATTATAGATCTAGAATTGGTAAAAGTTGATTCACCTTTTACTTCACCCGCAGCATCGCTGTCGGAAACTTCTTCAGCCACGAATCATTGTCTCAACGATAAGTCTGAAGTAATATCAGACGTCCCTGTAACCTCCGAGGAGTCAAGATCGGAAGGATTCAAGTCTGTATTCATAACCTCAACTATGGAAAATAGTAACAATGCGGTAGACAGTGTACCCATGTTTCGTGATGTGAAAAGTACAGAGAGTGTTTTCAAATTGCCAATTAGTGAGCTTTCTTTTAATGGTACTATTTTAAAGCACGTCCAGAAATTGAAACCTATCGTGGATCCAATTACAGCTCTAAGTACTGCTCGAAGTGTGTTAAATTTAAGTGACGAGCATTGTCCGGAATCTATTGGAAATAATGAGATTTTGTGTAATAATAGCAAAAAATCGGACACCGCAAGTGACAGTGacgataaaaatacttttgaatcaataaatactaataagcTTACATCAAGTAGTTCAAGTTTACAAGAAGAAGAAGagaattcaaaaaaagaacaattgCAGATAGATGGAAATTCAAAATGGAATTTGGACCAGAGTTACTCCTCCCTTGATGCATCATATGATAGTGGAATGCGTTCACCTGACATGTTTTCTGATGAAGACGACATTGAACCAAGTCCACAACAAGTGCCATTTTGGGATTTTCTAAAAGATTATGAAACATATGACAAGAGAAAAGTTAGAAAAATAGAG GAAACACTGAAGGGAATATTGCCACCACCATCCGTCACAACACTAAGAACTGATGTAACACAGATGCTTAAGAAATACTACTGTTTCCTCCCAGCTTTTAATGAAgcacaaaatttaaatgtagaagCTAACACAATGACACCaacaaaaaaggtttcattcataaaaatacCCCCAGGGACCAGTAGTATAGATGATCTCCAAGAAACAGCAGTTGGTGTGGCGGTTGAAAAGTGTAAAGAGAGAAATGATAAATCAGACTTTGATGCTAACATCAGTGCAAATGATAagagtattgaattaaaattgtgttCGGAAAGTGAAGCTTTAGAGTCAGCTTGGCCGGATgtattaaaatgcaaatactACGATGTCTA TTATAATATCACTTCTTATTCGGAGAAGATTGAACAGTTGATGCAACGTTATGGCGAGAGATTCATTGGTGCTGAAACAGACACCAGTGTGAACATTTACTCTGGTGGTCTCCAGTCACCAAGCAGTGCAAGCAAACGAAAAGCAATGAGACTCAA GATGGCTCAAGTGAAGTCGCCGGGTCGTCGACTGTCTCACTTGGCGCGTCGTCGGCAAGCCTTTTGTAGCGCGGCCACTATCAACGAGAAGGCACAGTCTTCTACATCCAAGATGGTGCTCATCGATAAAAA cTTCTTCCCCCATCGAAAGCTGATAAACTCAGCAGAAAGAAAAAGTCCTCGAACTAGACGAACTCCCGGTAAGAAGACACCAGCCGGTAAAACTCCAGGTAAAAAGACTCCAGCAAAAACACCTAAGACAAAGAGCGGAGGGTCGAGTCGAAAGAAAGCTATGCGTCGATTGTTGATGGACTCCGACTCCTTAATAAAGAGCCAACCCTCACGAGAAACCTCTAAAAGAGCTCTGTTTATTAGTCCAGAGAATAAGAAAACTATACCAGCAACATGTTCATCAGTTCCCCACCAGGCAATGAAGTCTAAAAGAGCATTATTCGGATCACCCGTTAGACAAGCTGAAACCAAAAGCTTGGACGGTACCTCAAGTGATCACTTTTTGAAGAGGAAACGGGACTCCTTGGACGATATACCAGAAACCAATAGGAGTAAAATAGCAAAGAGTTTGTCTTTTGGAGGAGATACGATTAACCCTACacatacattaacatttaatcGTCGAGCTTCGGAAATGTCAGCCACGAAGAGTATGGCCGAACTGAATGAGACACATAAGAAG AAGCTGCTGTGGGCGGTGACGGAGGCGCTGCGGCTGCACGGCTGGCGCATGTCGTCGGCCGGCTTCCGCGAGAAGGCGTCGTCGCTGGCGCGCCTCACGCGCCGCCTGCTCGCGCTGGCGCCGCACGCCGCCAAGCTGGCTGCGCCCACGCTGTCCACGTCCGACACCATGTTCAA actTGCTCGTCAATACGTATTCCCGATCATCCAAGGCCGTACAGTCGAAGAATGCTTTCAAGACGAGCAGATCAAACTCGCAAACGAAAGCAACAAGATATCTGGGTACATATCCGCAAGCGCCTACCAACTAATAAAATCAAAGCAAGTCACGTCGACTTTCACGTCCCAAATCAAAGAGAACACATGCAATGAGAGCTCTTTGAAACAGGAACAGCCGAGAAGTGGTACCAAGAATGTGCTGCAAGACAAATTAGTTAATATCGATACTAACTCGAATAGCAGCAGTGGCTTTAGCACGTTAGAAAAAGCAGGAGTTTATAAATCAAACTCTATGCCTTCGTTTGAAGAAGCGGCGAAAATGAGAGCCCGCAGGCAAATCAGTTTTGACAATGTAGACTTTCCTAAACGATGA
- the LOC113399048 gene encoding calcium and integrin-binding protein 1-like, translated as MGLYETKYAGLTENILEDYASLTYLTKGEILHLMKKFYSIDPEKIAANFSHRIKKQDIINKFGVLKNNPFQDRLFRVFSSENDDCFSFEDLLDLCSAMSSDCPTEVKAAWAFKVFDIDEDNQISVQDICNILDRLTGDPHNRANYLDKESKLKIAKVILEEINLDRSGSIGLNEFKLILLRLPEFSSSFYFRL; from the exons ATGGgtttatatgaaacaaaatacGCTGGTCTAaccgaaaatattttagaagactACGCATCTTTGACCTATCTGACTAAAGGAGAAATTTTACA TTTAATGAAAAAGTTCTATTCGATCGATCCCGAGAAAATAGCTGCGAATTTCTCCCACAGAATAAAAAAGcaggatattattaataagttcgGTGTTTTAAAG AATAATCCGTTTCAAGATCGTCTGTTTCGGGTGTTTTCTTCAGAGAATGACGATTGCTTCTCGTTTGAGGATTTACTTGATCTCTGCTCTGCTATGAGTTCCGATTGTCCGACAGAAGTCAAAGCTGCTTGGGCTTTTAAAGTATTTG ATATTGATGAAGATAATCAAATATCAGTACAAGACATATGCAATATTTTGGACCGTTTGACAGGGGATCCTCATAACCGTGCAAACTATCTAGACAAagagtctaaattaaaaatagctaaagTG atattagaagaaattaatttagataGAAGCGGTAGTATCGGTCTAAACGAATTCAAGCTAATTCTCTTAAGATTGCCTGAATTTTCGTCATCGTTTTATTTCAGGTTGTAA
- the LOC113399054 gene encoding uncharacterized protein LOC113399054 isoform X1 — MVKYNLFKDILRQEEIEKFFDACQRHRDYYRGYPKAYHPLLYFKDPEYMWQCPPEMSPTYLSFPMYHVKYKQPVVLPGNTGRTSGFPALPNRTLAGRFNKAACKAFVR, encoded by the exons AtggttaaatacaatttatttaaagatatattaagacAAGAAGAAATAGAAAAATTTTTTGAT GCTTGTCAACGACACAGGGACTACTATAGAGGTTATCCAAAAGCGTATCATCCCTTGTTGTACTTTAAAGACCCGGAATACATGTGGCAATGTCCGCCAGAGATGTCACc aaCATATTTATCGTTCCCGATGTATCATGTGAAGTATAAGCAACCAGTTGTGCTACCAGGCAACACTGGAAGAACCAGTGGATTCCCCGCGCTGCCGAACCGCACACTTGCTGGACGCTTTAACAAAGCGGCCTGTAAAGCCTTTGTTAGATAA
- the LOC113399054 gene encoding uncharacterized protein LOC113399054 isoform X2 gives MDIYFVDNARQHEIETFYEACQRHRDYYRGYPKAYHPLLYFKDPEYMWQCPPEMSPTYLSFPMYHVKYKQPVVLPGNTGRTSGFPALPNRTLAGRFNKAACKAFVR, from the exons atggatatttattttgtagacaaTGCTAGACAACATGAAATCGAAACATTTTATGAA GCTTGTCAACGACACAGGGACTACTATAGAGGTTATCCAAAAGCGTATCATCCCTTGTTGTACTTTAAAGACCCGGAATACATGTGGCAATGTCCGCCAGAGATGTCACc aaCATATTTATCGTTCCCGATGTATCATGTGAAGTATAAGCAACCAGTTGTGCTACCAGGCAACACTGGAAGAACCAGTGGATTCCCCGCGCTGCCGAACCGCACACTTGCTGGACGCTTTAACAAAGCGGCCTGTAAAGCCTTTGTTAGATAA